In Megalobrama amblycephala isolate DHTTF-2021 linkage group LG9, ASM1881202v1, whole genome shotgun sequence, the sequence ctggGTTTGAAAAATTGAAATAGTTTCCCACTGAAAAGATGAGAAAACGAGTTGAGAAATCCTCCAAAGAAAAAGTGGACAAGGTGGATTCTGGGTTTGAGGAGGAACCATCCAAAACTGCAGGTATCTGAGTGTAAAAACAGACtagattttgatttcatgtaatctttaaataaccaaaatatATGTCATGTCCGAAGATAGCAATAAAAGTCAACTGAATGTCAATGTTGTTTTGTGGTATCACTCACATTAGATGATTACCAGTGTTCAGGAAATCTGGAGTTGGACTTCACAGAACTGTGTAAGCTCTTGGGTGTGAAAAAGATCCCCTCTGTCAAGATGAAACAGTCAAAATCTGTGATGGGTAAATATGTTGTACATAAGACAATTATGATCTGCTACCCCAATAAAGATGCTTTTTTATGCCATAAAACTCTTCATTTTTTCCCCTAATAAAAACCCTAACCTGGACTGAAGAACACAATCAATCTCAGACATACTTAGATAGCCAAATGACAACATGGTCCTCTGAGCCCTGCCTCGAGATAGAGCTGGACAATGAAGACCATGACAGCGTAAAAGCAGTCAAGATATCTGGTAAGGCTGTTGCTTCTTTGTAAACAATTAAATGCAGATGTTTAAACTCCTAAGAAATACTTAATATCAAAATgtctttgttattattattattttggtaGGATGGAAGGTGGATGAGATGATGCTGCAGGTGCTGAGCAGGACATTGCCATCCCTCAGTAATTTCCAGTGCTTACAGTgagtctttgtgtgtgtgtttatgggtGTTGATGTTGCAAATAAACAGTATTTTACATCCATTTCCCATTAATGGTGATGCTTTGCAGCATGTGGCGTGTAGGCCTGACGGATTGCACTTTTGCCTCCTTGAGAAACACAGTGTCTCTGTGCTCAAATCTCAGGTGAGATCAGTCAAACAGAATGTCTAAAATTCTCATCATTAATCCTGTAATACCCACATTTAATGCGTTTCAAATGATTTTTAGAGCGCccttattatgctttttcagatattacctttcatgtagtgtgtattataactgtttgtgaatgtaaaagatttgcaaaagatcaaagtgcacgataaatggagttattgtctccAAAAAGAAAGAACTGATACTGAACTGCCTGCAACAGgtcatcagtaattccagtcttacttctTGCATGAACCTAtataggtttgtaacaaatgtacaaaattcagatatggtaataatTGTTTCGTTTCCCACATGCGCTGTAAGTTGTAGAGcgatcacaacagactgggccgtctgaccaatcagagcagagtacgCTCTCGTAAAGGAGGGGTTTTGAGAGACTGAATCTGAAAGTGTTTCAGATACTGAGGagatgctgcaatgtatattatgaaaaaataaagtgttttttgaccttggataaATGTAAAtctgttgtaggagacctccaaaacaaaactaggaacctttaaaatagcataataggggcaccagaaaacatttattatatatgtaaGGCACATTTCCAAGTCTTAAATGATCATCTTTCATGAAATTATATCCATTAGTGGGCAATACTTTTTGCTTTACAACACTGGATCTATTCAGAAAATAAATTATGATAATGTGATAATAGATACTGGAAAATCATCTACCAACTTATATCTTGCCAGGAAAGTGGTTTTGGATGGCAATCCACTCCCTGAGCAGAGTTACCACTTACTCATAGGGGAGGACAGCATGTGAGTCATTCCcatttttaaacacacacacacacacacacacacacacacacacacacacacacacacacacacacacacacacacacacactctcacacactcacacacacacacacacacacacacacaaaacaggcTTGCTGCTTACAATATGTTctacaattcaaaagtttggggtcagtggaGTCTGTTTAAaggaattaatacttttattcaccaACTATGAATTAATTTGctcaaaagtgactgtaaaggcatttgtgtttataatgttaccaaagaattctatttcaaataaatgctgttttgaattttttattcACCAAAGAATTcatctattcatcaaaaaatgtatcactttttccacagaaatattacacaGCACAAATGCTTTTAATAAGAAGAcatttttcttgagcagcaaatcagcatatttctgaaggatcatgtgacactgaagatttagctttgccatcacaggaataaattatatattaaagtaaaaaaatttcacaatatcactgattttactatatatatatatatatatatatatatatatatatatatatatagtactaataatataatatatacagtgggtacggaaagtattcagacccccttaaatttttcactctttgttatattgtagccatttgctaaaatcatttaagttcatttttttcctcattaatgtacacacagcatcccatattgacagaaaaacacagaattgttgacatttttgcagatttattaaaaaagaaaaactgaaatatcacatggtcctaagtattcagaccctttgctcagtatttagtagaagcacccttttgatctaatacagccatgagtctttttgggaaagatgcaacaagtttttcacacctggatttggggatcctctgccattcctccttgcagatcctctccagttctgtcaggttggatggtaaacgttggtggacagccatttttaggtctgtccagagatgctcaattgggtttaagtcagggctctggctgggccattcaagaacagtcacggagttgttgtgaagccactcctttgttattttagctgtgtgcttagggtcattgtcttgttggaaggtaaaccttcggcccagtctgaggtcctgagcactctggagaaggttttcatctaggatatccctgtacttggccacattcatctttccctcaattgcaatcgtcctgtccctgcagctgaaaaacacccccacagcatgatgctgccaccaccatgcttcactgttgggactgaattggacaggtgatgagcagtgcctggttttctccacacatatcgcttagaattaaggccaaaatgttctatcttggtctcatcagaccagagaatcttattgctcaccatcttggcaaactccatgcttgctttcatgtgtcttgtactgaggagaggcttccgtcgggccactctgccataaagccccgactggtggagggctgcagtgatggttgactttctacaactttctcccatctcccgactgcatctctggagctcagccacagtgatctttgggttcttctttacctctctcaccaaggctcttctcccccgatagctcagtttggccggacggccagctctaggaagggttctagtcgtcccaaacgtcttccatttaaggattatggaggccactgtgctcttaggaaccttaagtgcagcagaaatttttttgtaaccttggccagatctgtgccttgccacaattctgtctctgagctcttcaggcagttcctttgacctcatgattctcatttgctctgacatgcactgtgagctgtaaggtcttatatagacaggtgtgtggctttcctaatcaagtccaatcagtataatcaaacacagctgggctcaaatgaaggtgtagaaccatctcaaggatgatcagaagaaatggacagcacctgagttaaatatatgagtgtcacagcaaagggtctgaatacttaggataTATCTGaatacttttttaataaatctgcaaaaatctcaacaattctgtgtttttctgtcaatatggggtgatgtgtgtacattaatgaggaaaaaaatgaacttaaatgattttagcaaatggctgcaatataacaaagagtgaaaaatttaagggggtctgaatactttacgtacccactgtatatatatagtatgtatACAGATAGTTATAAGTACTATAACCTAATGCTAACCCTAAAGGAACACTTTCTGCAAAAAACTTTGTTTATACCATTTTTACAAATGAGGACTTCCTCAAAAGGAGGTTCTGTcagaattagttcacttctggATACAAATTTGTCCCCAAAATATGGTTAAGAAGGTACACATACACATTTACTTCTTGCAATAcagaacttaaaggtgcaatgtgtacattttaggaggatctattgacagaagaGCAATATAAtgtacataactatgttttcagtggtgtataaagaccttacataatgaaccattatgtttttattatcttagaacgagccatttctatctacatacactcCCTTACAGGTTAAGTCGCCATTTTACGCCaacatgtttctacagtagccctaaccATACAAACTGCTCAACAGAGCgcgtttgcttgactggctactctcttctgtctcagatgacgacatctttgtcctgtgttggcaaccgtagcttctctagctagatgctgctaaaatgtacacactgcacctttaaatgtgttatAATGCTATCTCTCTCAAAATGCATTATTTGTGTAGTTTTTACACTCAGATCTTATTAAGAACTTTTGTCCATGCTAGGCTGACAGACTTGTCACTACGTAACAGTCGTATAGGAGAGGAAGGAGCTCGTCTGATTGGCTCGGCTCTGTCCACTGTACACGCTGCCAATAAAAACCTCCTGTCACTCAACCTGGCCTTTAATAGCATTGGTGATGCGGGTGCAAATCACATTGCTCAGGTGTGTAGAATGGAAGTATGTCTGTCTGAAGGTGTTCGGACAGTTTCTAATGAGGTCAAGACTGCATATAATGAAAAACTGAGTTTTTATTATCACCCATCCCTCTTTTTAAAGGGTCTGCGTCTCAACCGTTCCTTGCTATGTCTGTCCTTATCCTACAATCAAATAGGAGATGATGGAGCAGCTCATTTGGCTGAGGTACACATACTGTACTTATATTAACAACTGCATCTCATCTGCCTTACTTTGCCTAACTTGAGACATTAGACTGTGAAACGTGTATTTCTATGCAACTCtttctcatttctttctttAGGTGCTTGGCCCCTTTGCTCTGACGCATGAGGAGATAGTTGAGAGAAGGAAGCTGTTAATTAAAGGTGAACAATCAATGATCCAGCCGTCTCTGGTTAGTCTTGCAGACTTGCATGAGCAGCCTCTTTCCGTCCGGAGCAGCTCTTCACTGGATCGCCTCAACAAGAGTGCAAAGAACACCACCAAAAAGAAGGTAGAGCAGTTTTGTTTCTTATATCTTATGTATTTACACACATACGCATGAAAAGAGTCTGTCTCttatgatttaaataaaatacaatagttTACAGTTGTTTAAGGATGTTTGTGTGTAGGACAACCCTAAAAAAGAGGAGAAACCAGCACCAGGTCAGGCAGCCAAGAAAGAGGATCCAAAGGTGGCCAAGAAAGGTAGTTAAATTGCTTTGGACAACTGTTTATTTATTGCACTTTATATTTGATGGTTTACATGTAGAGTGAATATTTCACTTCTTGCTTTTCACTCAGATGATAAAGTTCCCCGTAGTCAGGCCGGAAAAATAGGAGGCAAAGACAAGAATCTGCCAGTGTCTGAACAAGAGGtaagaattaaagggttagttcacccaaaaatgaaaattctgtcattactcaccctcatgccattccacacccgtaagaccttcggtcatcttcggaacacaaattgagatatttttgttgaaatccgatggctccgtgaggcctgcatagggagcaatgacattccctctctcaagatccataaaggtactgaaaacatatttaaatcagttcatgtgagtacagtggttcaatattaatattataaagcgacaagaatatttttggagcgccaaaaaaacaacaaaataatgacttgtatagtgatggcagatttcaaaacactgcttcaggaagcttcggagcgttatgaatcagcatgtcgaatcagctgttcggagcgccaaagtcacgtgatttcagcagtttggcagtttgacacgagatctgaatcatgattcgatacactgatacattatgctccgaatcttcctgaagcagtgttttgaaatcggccatcactaaataagttgttattttgttttttttggcgcaccaaaaacattctcgtcgctttataatattaatattgaaccactgtactcacatgaactgatttaaatatgtttttagtacattaaaggtgctctaagcgatgtcacacgtttttaggccaaacattttttgtcacatacagcaaacatctcctcactatccgctagctgcctgtcccctgaacacactgtaaaaaaacgcagtctctgtagtcgccacaagctccaaaaacggcagtaaaaacaaactggtgcagcctggaccacaaaacaataaacagcgctccagccaataaccgacaagaatgattttaaatgcgcgttcatgactgtttcaggaagaacggaggggagggggaggaggaggaggagggagggtctagctaacCTCTGTtttttttgacaacacttcgaacgtcaacaggaagttactccacccaggatcgcttagagcacctttaatggatcttgagaaaggaaatgtcattgatggctatggaggcctcactgagccatcggatttaatcaaaaatatcttaatttgtgttccgaagattaacgaaggacttacaggtgtggaacggcatga encodes:
- the lrrc71 gene encoding leucine-rich repeat-containing protein 71, with product MRKRVEKSSKEKVDKVDSGFEEEPSKTADDYQCSGNLELDFTELCKLLGVKKIPSVKMKQSKSVMEHNQSQTYLDSQMTTWSSEPCLEIELDNEDHDSVKAVKISGWKVDEMMLQVLSRTLPSLSNFQCLHMWRVGLTDCTFASLRNTVSLCSNLRKVVLDGNPLPEQSYHLLIGEDSMLTDLSLRNSRIGEEGARLIGSALSTVHAANKNLLSLNLAFNSIGDAGANHIAQGLRLNRSLLCLSLSYNQIGDDGAAHLAEVLGPFALTHEEIVERRKLLIKGEQSMIQPSLVSLADLHEQPLSVRSSSSLDRLNKSAKNTTKKKDNPKKEEKPAPGQAAKKEDPKVAKKDDKVPRSQAGKIGGKDKNLPVSEQETVEVVETVIPLLDPGIVHTGGKVIHPGNTCLTSLNLSGNKLTEQSLKLFLSSLEGQGESGLLRLSLNRNQFPSDCDSFLKIQEMMSLKDPLNKNNTGQVEDEHGEPKTTSAA